The Fulvivirga ligni genome window below encodes:
- a CDS encoding AraC family transcriptional regulator codes for MISLVLYLLFSLTQSAGTQPYDSAYSDNLTIHPQDSIAKYKQLCVDAYLAGNMDDYKQHSAKVLAIAQANNLPEIEVRALVNVAIYYQQTDQYEQALKYYLDAADLVGSMTENSTTLVYLVKTNLANLYISMGKYDEAISTAKDIIAYAKTQSNPEQYVLVANNALGTALINKKEYAEGLAYMLKVKKLATQMDRKDAIIIANSNIGECYLKLKEYKKAIDICNETLAQITVEDSKEIKSLCNLLIGQSFLGLDEPAKALANLIKAKDISETAGFLKINMEAHQYLAQTYEKLNNYENSLQEHKEYSQAREKYLKSLSEAERLELEKESEDKSSIISEQEKSIDFLSQEKQIYLWIGIAVLLALAISTFLYTKRRKQLTLETEQLRDDKELLENENGALKYKLEELAKTVQEKETAKSSVTSKPSSLSKQEQKQHMQNILDYMETEKPYLDPDIKQSDIAQGLGMSVHLFSEILNACFEKNFNNFINLYRVDKAKSLMQDPKFEHYKILAIGYEAGFPSKTSFNRVFKNLVGMTPSEYQGKVFSGA; via the coding sequence GTGATATCCTTAGTCCTATATTTATTATTCTCCCTCACACAAAGTGCTGGTACACAGCCGTATGATTCTGCATATTCTGACAATCTGACTATTCACCCGCAAGACAGTATAGCCAAATACAAACAACTGTGCGTGGATGCTTACCTGGCTGGAAATATGGATGATTATAAACAACATTCAGCAAAGGTACTTGCTATAGCACAGGCCAATAATCTGCCGGAGATCGAAGTGAGAGCACTGGTAAATGTTGCCATTTATTACCAGCAAACTGATCAGTATGAGCAGGCACTAAAATATTACCTAGATGCTGCTGACCTGGTAGGGTCAATGACAGAAAACAGCACTACGCTGGTTTATTTGGTTAAAACCAACTTGGCCAACCTGTACATTTCTATGGGAAAGTACGATGAGGCCATAAGCACTGCTAAAGATATTATAGCGTACGCCAAAACACAGTCGAACCCTGAACAATATGTCTTGGTGGCCAATAATGCATTGGGGACAGCGCTTATTAATAAGAAGGAGTATGCTGAGGGATTAGCATATATGTTAAAAGTGAAGAAGCTTGCCACCCAGATGGATCGAAAGGATGCTATAATTATTGCCAATAGCAATATTGGAGAATGCTACCTAAAGCTTAAAGAGTATAAAAAGGCCATTGATATCTGTAACGAAACCTTAGCTCAAATCACGGTTGAGGACTCCAAGGAAATCAAAAGCTTGTGCAATTTATTAATTGGGCAGTCATTTTTGGGCCTTGATGAACCAGCTAAAGCATTAGCCAATCTCATAAAAGCAAAAGATATATCTGAAACCGCTGGTTTTCTAAAAATCAATATGGAAGCTCACCAGTATTTAGCCCAGACTTATGAAAAGCTAAACAATTATGAAAATTCACTTCAGGAGCATAAGGAATATTCTCAGGCAAGAGAAAAGTATTTAAAATCCCTATCTGAAGCAGAAAGATTGGAGCTGGAAAAAGAATCAGAAGATAAGTCATCTATCATATCAGAGCAGGAGAAATCCATTGACTTTCTAAGTCAGGAAAAGCAAATCTATTTGTGGATAGGAATTGCTGTGCTTTTGGCCCTGGCCATATCCACGTTCCTTTACACCAAAAGGAGAAAGCAGCTCACACTGGAAACTGAACAGCTAAGAGACGATAAAGAATTGCTGGAAAATGAGAATGGTGCCCTGAAATACAAACTTGAAGAACTGGCCAAAACCGTCCAGGAAAAAGAAACCGCTAAAAGCTCAGTCACCAGCAAGCCCTCTTCCTTATCAAAGCAGGAGCAAAAGCAGCACATGCAAAACATACTGGACTACATGGAGACTGAAAAACCTTATTTAGACCCTGACATCAAACAGTCGGACATAGCACAAGGTCTGGGCATGAGTGTACACCTCTTTTCTGAAATACTGAATGCCTGCTTTGAAAAGAACTTCAACAATTTCATCAACCTTTACAGGGTAGACAAGGCTAAAAGCCTGATGCAAGACCCTAAATTTGAGCATTATAAAATACTAGCCATTGGCTACGAAGCAGGCTTTCCCAGCAAGACCTCTTTTAATCGTGTCTTCAAAAATTTAGTAGGCATGACGCCATCTGAGTACCAGGGAAAGGTATTTTCTGGGGCTTAA